In Camelina sativa cultivar DH55 chromosome 16, Cs, whole genome shotgun sequence, a single window of DNA contains:
- the LOC104750740 gene encoding uncharacterized protein LOC104750740, with protein sequence MRSTYVQQQHKKGMGENRQIRSRSWNRMPTKRCRANGIREEFIVVDDDEVIILDFPESSKSNASGTSRTGNKSIMQRVISIDDDDDDDDEEEVDETENVHKAGSSSSGNPLAGNLQTSAEVDNDDCQFIQEKCASFRFTKCNQPFSTMPSSGIRFGLGSDTDSDFSDSDGSDCEILEGSHREVREQWERAAFLKKMKKPGKAGLSEEASTSNLHCDTNFRPDLERRTEQHDQASFFSAARNPDGKKAGLNEEACPSNLHFDTRNPDGGKETSFTFFGTDDRIPDMAANFGSVEKDNRAKNSANSSFFNEEDFQGPSPLSPEIRVEHERFDTPSSHFTSSNEPIDQTSFKKVVEQPNKVQVQCETSQSPEENPKKNTTYQPHTKEVEEEEDALKFSPPQTSAGDGVTTQSNGARGEHGISSLDQSREPIIDPIPSTSGQVQSSDGTAPVVDVMLNREMLKETDEYKKAQEEEWESRQRQLQIQAEEAQKQRKRRKLENTRQLEMERRQKERVEEVRETLKKDEESMNMKEKVRAELTKSLKQLEIRSLNMASLLRGLGIHVGGGTSPLPDEVHAAYKRAVLKFHPDRASRGDIKQQVEAEEKFKLIVRMKDKF encoded by the exons ATGCGTTCCACGTATGTACAGCAGCAGCATAAGAAAGGAATGGGAGAGAATCGTCAGATTAGATCACGTTCTTGGAATAGAATGCCAACTAAAAGATGCAGGGCAAATGGGATTAGGGAGGAGTTTATTGTGGTTGACGATGATGAGGTTATCATTCTTGATTTTCCCGAGTCATCTAAAAGCAATGCTTCTGGCACTTCAAGAACTGGGAATAAGTCTATTATGCAGAGAGTGATTAGtattgacgatgatgatgatgatgatgatgaggaggaggtgGATGAGACAGAAAATGTTCATAAAGCTGGGAGTAGTTCAAGTGGTAACCCTCTTGCGGGTAACTTGCAAACATCTGCGGAAGTGGATAATGATGATTGCCAATTCATTCAAGAAAAATGTGCTAGTTTTAGATTTACAAAATGCAACCAGCCTTTCTCTACAATGCCCTCTTCTGGAATTCGATTTGGTTTAGGTTCTGATACTGACAGTGACTTTTCCGACAGCGACGGTTCTGATTGTGAGATTTTAGAAGGGTCTCATAGAGAGGTCCGCGAGCAGTGGGAACGCGCAGCtttcttgaaaaaaatgaagaaacctGGTAAAGCTGGTCTGAGTGAGGAGGCCAGTACATCAAATCTCCACTGTGACACTAATTTCAGGCCTGATCTTGAAAGGAGAACTGAACAACATGATCAAGCATCGTTCTTCTCTGCTGCCAGAAATCCAGATGGTAAAAAAGCTGGTCTGAATGAGGAGGCTTGTCCTTCAAATCTCCACTTTGACACTAGAAATCCAGATGGTGGTAAAGAAAcctcttttactttctttggAACCGATGATAGAATTCCTGATATGGCGGCTAACTTTGGCTCGGTGGAGAAAGACAACAGAGCTAAAAACAGTGCTAATTCTAGTTTTTTCAATGAAGAGGATTTTCAGGGACCATCCCCACTGTCACCCGAAATACGAGTTGAACATGAAAGGTTTGATACACCATCAAGTCATTTTACTTCGTCAAATGAACCGATAGATCAAACTAGTTTCAAAAAAGTTGTAGAACAGCCAAACAAAGTTCAAGTTCAATGTGAAACTTCACAGTCGCCAGAAGAGAATCCAAAGAAAAACACCACATATCAACCTCATACCaaggaagttgaagaagaagaagacgcctTAAAATTTTCTCCGCCACAGACTTCTGCTGGGGATGGAGTTACAACGCAAAGTAATGGAGCCAGGGGTGAGCACGGGATCTCGAGTTTAGATCAATCAAGAGAACCGATCATTGATCCTATTCCATCTACAAGTGGACAAGTGCAAAGTAGTGACGGTACAGCTCCTGTAGTCGATGTCATGCTTAACAGAGAAATGTTAAAGGAGACTGATGAATACAAgaaagcacaagaagaagaatgggaGTCCAGGCAACGACAATTACAAATCCAG GCAGAAGAAGCTCAGAAGCAACGTAAGAGAAGAAAGTTAGAGAACACGCGACAGTTGGAGATGGAAAGAAGGCAAAAGGAGAGGGTAGAGGAAGTGAGAGAGACACTGAAGAAG GATGAAGAAAGCATGAACATGAAGGAGAAAGTCCGTGCAGAATTAACCAAATCACTTAAACAGCTGGAAATCAGGAGCTTGAACATGGCATCGCTGCTTCGAGGCTTAGGGATTCATGTTGGTGGCGGGACATCTCCTCTGCCAGATGAG GTACATGCAGCGTACAAACGAGCTGTATTAAAATTTCATCCGGACAGAGCATCAAGAGGTGACATTAAACAGCAAgttgaagcagaagaaaaatTCAAGCTTATTGTACGCATGAAGGACAAATTTTGA